One Halovivax ruber XH-70 genomic region harbors:
- a CDS encoding replication factor C small subunit, with translation MTEADAETESSPDPTGIWIEKYRPESLDDVKGHENIVPRLRKYVEQDDLPHLMFAGPAGVGKTASAGAIARELYGEDWREHFLELNASDERGIDVVRDRIKNFARSSFGGVKYRIIFLDEADALTSDAQSALRRTMEQFSHNTRFILSCNYSSQIIDPIQSRCAVFRFTELSDEAIEAQTREIAETEGISLTDDGVDALVYAAAGDMRKAINGLQAAAVMGEEVDEAAVFAITSTARPEEVEKMVDQAIGGDFTAARATLEDLLTDRGLAGGDVIDQLHRSAWEFDLGEHETVRLLERLGEVDYRITEGANERLQLEAMLAHLALASDE, from the coding sequence ATGACCGAGGCCGACGCCGAGACGGAGTCGTCGCCGGATCCGACCGGCATCTGGATCGAGAAGTACCGGCCGGAGTCGCTGGACGACGTCAAGGGTCACGAGAACATCGTGCCACGTCTGCGCAAGTACGTCGAGCAGGACGATCTGCCCCACCTCATGTTCGCGGGCCCGGCCGGCGTCGGAAAGACCGCGAGTGCCGGTGCCATCGCCCGGGAACTCTACGGCGAGGACTGGCGCGAACACTTCCTCGAACTCAACGCGTCCGACGAACGCGGGATCGACGTGGTTCGCGACCGGATCAAGAATTTCGCGCGCTCTTCCTTCGGCGGCGTCAAGTACCGCATCATCTTCCTGGACGAGGCCGACGCGCTGACCTCAGACGCCCAGTCCGCGCTGCGCCGGACGATGGAGCAGTTCTCGCACAACACCCGCTTCATCCTCTCGTGTAACTACTCGAGCCAGATCATCGATCCAATCCAGTCGCGGTGTGCCGTCTTTCGCTTCACGGAACTCTCCGACGAGGCCATCGAGGCCCAGACCCGCGAAATCGCCGAGACGGAGGGCATCTCGCTGACCGACGACGGCGTCGACGCGCTCGTCTACGCCGCCGCGGGCGACATGCGAAAGGCCATCAACGGGTTGCAGGCGGCCGCCGTCATGGGCGAGGAAGTCGACGAGGCGGCCGTCTTCGCGATCACGTCGACGGCGCGGCCGGAGGAGGTCGAGAAGATGGTCGACCAGGCGATCGGCGGCGACTTCACCGCCGCGCGGGCGACGCTCGAGGACCTGCTGACCGACCGCGGCCTCGCCGGCGGCGACGTCATCGACCAGCTGCACCGCTCGGCCTGGGAGTTCGACCTCGGCGAGCACGAGACCGTCCGACTCCTGGAGCGGCTGGGCGAGGTAGACTACCGGATCACCGAGGGCGCGAACGAGCGCCTGCAGCTAGAGGCCATGCTGGCGCACCTGGCGCTCGCGAGTGACGAGTGA
- a CDS encoding S66 family peptidase: MSTDEFVVPPALEPGDKVAIVATSSGAAATFPHVYELGLERIREAFDLEPIEYPTATADQETLSADPEMRARDIEEAFRDPEISGVITTLGGDDQIRFVDQLDPDVLRENPTRFFGYSDNTILASYLWQQGIVSYYGPSVLTEFAMQGSMFDHTVEYSRRALFEESIGEIGPAEFFSDHDLNWADPDNLERRRETEPSDGWRWAGGSDDATGPVTGRTWGGCLTVLDQLLAANVAVPEPADVDGDILLLETSEVMPEPWYARQFLIAMGERGLLERFDGVIVGRAKARNAFEEPPADERVAYRDELREAIEATIALYNPDVPIVFDVEFGHCAPTVPVPVGAMATIDPAEARISFDGA; this comes from the coding sequence ATGTCCACCGACGAATTCGTCGTCCCGCCGGCACTCGAACCCGGTGACAAGGTTGCGATCGTCGCCACCTCCTCCGGTGCGGCGGCGACGTTCCCGCACGTGTACGAACTGGGACTCGAGCGAATCCGCGAGGCGTTCGACCTCGAACCGATCGAGTACCCGACCGCGACGGCGGATCAGGAGACGCTGTCCGCCGACCCCGAGATGCGGGCCCGCGACATCGAGGAGGCCTTCCGTGACCCCGAGATATCGGGCGTCATCACGACGCTCGGCGGCGACGACCAGATCCGCTTCGTCGATCAGCTCGACCCCGACGTCCTCCGCGAGAACCCGACACGGTTCTTCGGCTACAGCGACAACACGATCCTCGCGTCGTACCTCTGGCAACAGGGAATCGTCTCGTACTACGGCCCGAGCGTCCTGACCGAGTTCGCGATGCAGGGCTCGATGTTCGATCACACCGTCGAGTACAGCCGGCGGGCGCTGTTCGAGGAGTCGATCGGCGAGATCGGCCCCGCCGAGTTCTTCTCCGATCACGACCTCAACTGGGCCGATCCCGACAACCTCGAGCGACGCCGGGAGACGGAGCCGTCGGACGGCTGGCGCTGGGCCGGCGGGAGCGACGACGCGACCGGGCCCGTGACCGGGCGCACCTGGGGCGGCTGCCTGACCGTGCTGGATCAGTTACTCGCCGCCAACGTCGCGGTGCCCGAGCCTGCGGACGTCGACGGCGACATCTTGCTCCTCGAGACGTCGGAAGTGATGCCGGAACCCTGGTACGCTCGACAGTTCCTCATCGCGATGGGCGAGCGCGGGCTCCTGGAGCGCTTCGACGGCGTGATCGTGGGTCGGGCGAAGGCCCGAAACGCGTTCGAGGAGCCGCCCGCCGACGAACGGGTGGCCTATCGGGACGAACTCCGGGAGGCGATCGAAGCGACGATCGCGCTCTACAACCCCGACGTGCCGATCGTCTTCGACGTCGAGTTCGGCCACTGCGCGCCGACGGTGCCCGTCCCCGTGGGTGCGATGGCGACGATCGATCCCGCCGAAGCGCGTATTTCGTTCGATGGGGCGTGA
- the tenA gene encoding thiaminase II — MAFSDELLDAGAEIWEAQYEHPFVTELADGTLDPDAFRHWVEQDYRYLLDYARTFAIAATKARQEERMAGLLNVAHTTLHTEMDFHREFAADYGIPREDLDSTVKAPTCVAYTNFLVRTAHEGTLPEIAAAVYPCGQGYLDVAEHMAELADEEHRYTPFIEMYTSDEFYEVADWLRTLVDDCAERNPGEREAMREAFLTSARLEHEFWEMCYQKEKLF, encoded by the coding sequence ATGGCTTTCAGCGACGAACTCCTCGACGCCGGCGCCGAGATCTGGGAAGCGCAGTACGAGCACCCGTTCGTCACGGAACTGGCCGACGGGACGCTCGATCCCGACGCCTTCCGTCACTGGGTGGAACAGGACTACCGGTACCTGCTGGACTACGCGCGCACCTTCGCCATCGCGGCGACGAAGGCCCGACAGGAGGAGCGGATGGCCGGCCTGCTGAACGTCGCCCACACCACCCTCCACACCGAGATGGACTTTCACCGCGAGTTCGCAGCGGACTACGGTATCCCCCGGGAGGACCTCGATTCGACGGTAAAAGCACCGACCTGCGTCGCCTACACCAACTTCCTCGTCCGCACGGCCCACGAAGGGACGCTACCCGAGATCGCCGCCGCGGTCTACCCCTGCGGACAGGGCTACCTCGACGTGGCCGAACACATGGCCGAACTGGCCGACGAGGAGCACCGGTACACGCCGTTCATCGAGATGTACACCAGCGACGAGTTTTACGAAGTGGCCGACTGGCTGCGCACGCTCGTGGACGACTGCGCCGAGCGCAACCCCGGCGAGCGCGAGGCCATGCGCGAGGCGTTCCTGACGAGTGCCCGCCTCGAACACGAGTTCTGGGAAATGTGTTATCAAAAGGAAAAACTATTTTAA